One window of Trichoderma breve strain T069 chromosome 3, whole genome shotgun sequence genomic DNA carries:
- a CDS encoding 2OG-Fe(II) oxygenase superfamily domain-containing protein: protein MFERLDFSNFYSTNTAEREGFCRQLVSSLKQFGFARLANIGIPPSDIDGAFETSREFFQLPLDQKLKSPHPPTATPHRGYSAFGIENVSAVSNHGTSVPRPLLKDMKESYDIGSPQDALYGNIWPPPGVHDAFQPTFTSFFSSCYRAELAILEAISVGLGLPRQTLSQLHSEQSNELRLTHYPAVPRGEFSHSTRIAAHTDFGTITLLFQDDVGGLQMELPSGSGEFVDIESGGRYECILNVGDCLQMWTGLCSARHRVHLPSLLAQEDQTGPMQDTVAERFSIAYFAKPNRAASLRPLLHDTAKAKDVSFMTAGEFQHMRISGTY, encoded by the exons ATGTTCGAGCGGCTCGATTTCTCCAATTTTTATAGCACCAATACCGCTGAGCGGGAGGGCTTTTGCCGTCAATTGGTGTCGAGTTTGAAGCAGTTTGGCTTCGCTAGATTGGCCAATATTGGCATTCCGCCATCAGATATCGACGGAGCCTTTGAGACA AGTCGAGAGTTCTTCCAGCTGCCTTTGGACCAGAAACTGAAATCTCCGCACCCTCCCACAGCAACTCCCCACCGAGGTTACAGTGCATTCGGCATTGAGAATGTCTCTGCCGTCTCAAACCACGGCACGTCTGTACCAAGGCCCCTGCTGAAAGATATGAAG GAATCATATGATATTGGATCGCCACAAGATGCACTCTATGGCAACATATGGCCGCCACCCGGGGTGCACGACGCATTCCAGCCCACTTTCACATCATTCTTTTCAAGTTGCTATCGCGCTGAACTAGCCATCCTTGAAGCCATTTCCGTTGGCCTAGGGCTCCCCAGGCAGACTCTGAGCCAACTGCATTCCGAGCAGTCAAACGAATTGCGCTTGACGCATTATCCTGCCGTACCACGTGGCGAATTCTCCCACTCGACTCGCATTGCAGCTCACACTGATTTCGGCACCATTACATTATTGTTCCAAGACGACGTTGGTGGATTGC AAATGGAACTGCCGTCCGGAAGTGGTGAATTTGTTGATATCGAGAGTGGAGGCCGTTACGAGTGTATACTCAATGTGGGAGACTGTCTGCAGATGTGGACCGGATTATGCAGCGCTCGGCATCGCGTACACTTGCCTAGCTTATTAGCGCAGGAAGATCAGACGGGACCAATGCAAGATACGGTAGCGGAACGCTTTTCCATTGCGTATTTTGCGAAGCCCAATCGAGCGGCGAGTTTACGCCCACTGCTACACGACACAGCGAAAGCAAAAGACGTGTCATTTATGACAGCGGGCGAGTTTCAACATATGAGGATCTCAGGAACATACTAG
- a CDS encoding major facilitator superfamily domain-containing protein, protein MPEPDDGLESSPLLQASDEDAEEREQPKADNLKWSKVAIQNALLAATFLVLYAFADILRYISTVRLVELGICREHFLQSDPQSEEHYRNIPEHLCKLPSIQQRLAHLRGYLAALEAIVGLVFTLPYGLLVDRLGERLVAGINVIGYLLSCAWITVVCYYWQFFPIWSAVLAPLFRIIGGGSPILSSVIYSIAAKSTPDSSRAQCFFFFMAAQLLTEILSIMVAAQLLDHNLLFTPMIINFPVGLLCLATLFIIRPCATHPAGPLPRDRYESARGSAAKVLGSIRGSSHVLSELLKDRNVVALLATVPVAKLVNPVTELMLQYIPKRFGLSLASASRALSIQAIESLILLVVILPILKKVFEVRLHIVSAKADLFIAQYGFLFMSAGCILMALSQSLGAFISGLLVFTLGCSTRPALQSIITDLVKRSAAGAFILNRSFAVAIGWDNKLYLGLPFVIGMACYILGFAGSMLVGGDALL, encoded by the exons AGAGTCTTCACCTCTCCTACAGGCgtctgatgaagatgcagaggagagagaacaaCCGAAAGCAGATAATCTCAAATGGAGCAAAGTTGCTATTCAAAATGCCCTTTTGGCGGCAACTTTTCTCGTCCTATATGCATTCGCCGACATCTTGAGATATATATCAACAGTTCGTCTTGTCGAACTTGGCATTTGCCGTGAGCATTTTCTCCAAAGCGACCCTCAATCTGAAGAACATTATCGCAACATTCCAGAGCATCTCTGCAAGTTGCCAAGCATTCAGCAGCGGCTCGCACACCTACGTGGCTACCTGGCAGCTTTAGAAGCCATTGTTGGTCTAGTCTTTACACTCCCATACGGCCTACTTGTTGACCGCCTTGGAGAGCGTCTGGTTGCTGGGATCAACGTTATAGGATATTTGCTCTCCTGCGCATGGATTACCGTGGTTTGCTACTACTGGCAGTTTTTCCCCATATGGAGCGCCGTGCTGGCGCCACTATTCAGGATAATTGGTGGCGGATCACCGATTCTCTCATCAGTCATATACTCAATTGCGGCGAAAAGTACTCCGGATTCCAGCAG AGCTcagtgtttcttttttttcatggcTGCACAACTCCTGACCGAAATCTTATCAATCATGGTAGCGGCGCAATTACTTGACCACAATCTTCTGTTTACGCCCATGATCATTAATTTTCCGGTCGGCCTTTTATGCCTTGCCACGCTTTTTATCATCCGCCCCTGCGCGACTCATCCTGCCGGTCCACTACCAAGAGATAGGTACGAGTCAGCCAGAGGATCAGCAGCAAAGGTTCTTGGGTCTATTCGAGGTAGCAGCCACGTTCTTTCGGAACTTTTGAAAGACCGTAATGTTGTTGCACTACTTGCTACAGTCCCTGTGGCCAAGCTCGTGAACCCTGTTACCGAACTAATGCTTCAGTATATTCCTAAAAGGTTTGGCCTATCGCTTGCATCG GCTAGTCGAGCCTTGTCCATTCAAGCAATCGAAAGCTTGATCCTTCTCGTCGTCATTCTACCAATCCTGAAGAAAGTCTTCGAAGTCAGGCTCCATATTGTATCTGCAAAAGCGGATCTATTCATTGCTCAGTATGGTTTTTTGTTCATGAGCGCAGGCTGCATCCTTATGGCGTTATCTCAATCATTGGGGGCCTTTATTTCAG GGCTTCTCGTATTCACACTTGGTTGCAGCACACGGCCAGCTCTACAGTCTATAATAACCGATCTAGTTAAAC GATCAGCCGCTGGTGCGTTTATACTCAACCGATCCTTTGCAGTTGCCATTGGGTGGGATAATAAGTTGTATCTCGGGCTACCATTCGTTATCGGCATGGCGTGCTATATCCTTGGCTTCGCGGGGTCCATGCTCGTTGGGGGCGATGCGCTTCTATGA